One genomic segment of Mycolicibacterium psychrotolerans includes these proteins:
- a CDS encoding ABC transporter substrate-binding protein: protein MAVLTVGVAAPDPPFNAMPGDTGLDIELMRALADKLGDEVRFAGYDGADFDGIFDRLDAGEYDCVIAGTTVTPQRAAKAAFLPPYVISGQGLAVDTERLPHVHSVDDLAGLTIGVQRGNTSEAIAEGLVADGRAARVRRYDYGAISTAIADLAAGGCDAVMKLAPVLTYLVRAVPGVEVVQRGLSVEDLAIAVAPADTALLARLQVAQAELEEDGTLQKLRRRWLGNPYVDQSVASL, encoded by the coding sequence ATGGCTGTATTGACCGTCGGCGTCGCGGCCCCGGATCCGCCGTTCAACGCTATGCCCGGTGACACCGGGCTGGACATCGAGCTGATGAGAGCGCTGGCCGACAAGCTCGGCGACGAGGTGAGGTTCGCCGGATACGACGGCGCCGACTTCGACGGCATCTTCGACCGGCTGGACGCAGGCGAATACGACTGCGTCATCGCCGGGACGACGGTCACCCCGCAGCGCGCGGCGAAGGCGGCGTTCCTGCCGCCCTACGTCATCTCCGGGCAGGGCCTCGCGGTGGACACCGAGCGGCTGCCCCACGTGCATTCGGTCGACGACCTCGCCGGCCTAACGATCGGCGTGCAGCGCGGCAACACCAGCGAGGCCATCGCCGAGGGGCTGGTCGCCGACGGCAGGGCCGCCCGGGTCCGGCGCTATGACTACGGCGCGATCAGCACCGCGATCGCGGACCTGGCGGCGGGCGGCTGCGACGCGGTGATGAAGCTGGCCCCGGTGCTGACGTATCTGGTGCGGGCCGTTCCCGGTGTCGAGGTGGTCCAGCGCGGGCTCTCCGTGGAGGACCTCGCGATCGCGGTGGCCCCCGCCGACACGGCGCTGCTGGCCCGTTTGCAGGTCGCGCAGGCCGAGTTGGAGGAGGACGGCACGCTGCAGAAACTGCGCCGCAGATGGCTGGGCAATCCCTACGTCGACCAGAGCGTCGCATCGCTCTGA
- a CDS encoding phosphoglycerate kinase: protein MASSSIRSLSDLLAEGVSGRGVLVRSDLNVPLDEGSITDPGRIIASVPTLKALSDAGAKVVVTAHLGRPKGEPDPKFSLGPVAAALAEKLGRHVQLAGDVVGSDALARAEGLTDGDILLLENIRFDPRETSKDDAERLALAKALVELVGEDGAFVSDGFGVVHRKQASVYDVATLLPHYAGKLVDTEVKVLAQLTESTERPYAVVLGGSKVSDKLAVIENLATKADSLIIGGGMCFTFLAAQGLSVGGSLLEESMIDTCRKLLDDYGDVLHLPVDIVVAERFAADSPADTVAADKIPDDKMGLDIGPESVKRFTALLSNAKTIFWNGPMGVFEFPAFAAGTKGVAEAIISATGKGAFSVVGGGDSAAAVRQLGLPEDGFSHISTGGGASLEYLEGKELPGIHILQ, encoded by the coding sequence ATGGCTTCATCTTCGATAAGATCACTCTCCGACCTTCTCGCCGAAGGGGTTTCGGGGCGGGGCGTGCTGGTGCGCTCGGATCTGAACGTGCCGCTCGACGAGGGCAGTATCACCGATCCTGGCCGCATCATCGCCTCGGTGCCCACCCTCAAGGCGCTCAGTGATGCCGGGGCCAAGGTCGTCGTCACCGCACACCTGGGCCGGCCCAAGGGCGAGCCCGACCCGAAGTTCTCGCTCGGGCCGGTGGCCGCGGCGCTGGCCGAGAAGCTGGGCAGGCACGTGCAGCTGGCCGGTGATGTGGTGGGCAGCGACGCGCTGGCACGCGCCGAGGGGCTGACCGACGGCGACATCCTGCTGCTGGAGAACATCCGCTTCGACCCCCGCGAGACCAGCAAGGACGATGCGGAGCGCCTCGCGCTCGCGAAGGCGCTCGTCGAGCTGGTCGGGGAGGACGGCGCGTTCGTCTCCGACGGCTTCGGGGTGGTGCACCGCAAGCAGGCGTCGGTCTACGACGTCGCGACGCTGCTGCCGCACTACGCGGGGAAGCTCGTCGACACCGAGGTCAAGGTGCTCGCCCAGCTCACCGAATCGACCGAACGGCCGTACGCGGTGGTGCTCGGCGGCTCGAAGGTGTCGGACAAGCTCGCCGTGATCGAGAACCTGGCCACCAAAGCCGACAGCCTGATCATCGGTGGCGGAATGTGCTTCACTTTCCTTGCCGCACAAGGCCTTTCGGTGGGTGGCTCACTGCTCGAGGAGAGCATGATCGACACCTGCCGAAAATTGCTCGACGACTACGGCGACGTGCTGCACCTGCCGGTGGACATCGTGGTGGCCGAGAGGTTCGCGGCCGATTCGCCGGCCGACACGGTCGCGGCCGACAAGATCCCCGACGACAAGATGGGCCTGGACATCGGCCCCGAGTCGGTCAAGCGGTTCACCGCGCTGCTGTCGAACGCCAAGACGATCTTCTGGAACGGCCCGATGGGTGTGTTCGAGTTCCCGGCGTTCGCCGCGGGCACCAAGGGGGTGGCCGAGGCGATCATCTCCGCCACCGGCAAGGGCGCGTTCAGCGTCGTCGGCGGTGGCGACTCGGCGGCCGCGGTGCGCCAACTGGGCCTGCCCGAGGACGGTTTCTCGCACATTTCCACCGGTGGCGGTGCGTCGCTGGAATACCTTGAGGGCAAAGAGTTGCCCGGTATCCACATCCTGCAGTGA
- a CDS encoding DUF2252 domain-containing protein — MSDDRESQIVDTLVGAFDDLMSADPDAFRTKFRKMAADPFAFFRGSACVFYADVSAREDRWADERTGRVWIQGDLHAENFGTYMDGAGVLIFDVNDFDEAFVGHFTWDLQRFAASIALMCWQKALSDEQISSLIAAFVRAYVDQVRWFTDVDDDASFSLNLDTARGAVLSALQSARLSTRAEMLDRITVVDECDRRFRERPGARRLEGDERDSVVEAFHRYLDTIPETQRFRGIAYDVKDITANTGFGIGSAGLPAYTILIEGFNQALDNDVVLSMKQGNVAAPSRVVDDEEVHGYFLHHGHRTAVSQRALQAHADPLLGYTDIDGVGFVVSEISPYEADLDWTELTEPDELTEVVSQLGQAVAKVHCVSDSDSDQSLVGFQTEEAIVAAIGDDEDDFVADIVAFGLEYAAVAREDHRHFVEAFREGRIPGVTAT; from the coding sequence ATGTCCGACGACAGGGAGTCACAGATCGTCGACACGCTGGTCGGCGCCTTCGACGATCTGATGAGCGCCGACCCGGACGCGTTCCGCACGAAGTTCCGCAAGATGGCCGCGGATCCGTTCGCGTTCTTCCGCGGCAGCGCATGCGTGTTCTACGCCGACGTGTCGGCGCGCGAGGACCGGTGGGCCGACGAGCGCACCGGCCGGGTGTGGATTCAGGGCGACCTGCACGCGGAGAACTTCGGCACCTACATGGACGGTGCCGGGGTGCTCATCTTCGACGTCAACGACTTCGACGAGGCGTTCGTCGGGCACTTCACCTGGGATCTGCAGCGCTTCGCCGCCAGCATCGCGTTGATGTGCTGGCAGAAGGCGCTGTCCGACGAACAGATCTCGTCGCTCATCGCGGCGTTCGTCCGGGCGTATGTGGATCAGGTGCGGTGGTTCACCGACGTCGACGATGACGCCTCGTTCTCGCTGAACCTGGACACCGCGCGGGGCGCGGTGCTCTCGGCGCTGCAGTCGGCCCGGCTCTCCACGCGCGCCGAGATGCTCGATCGGATCACCGTCGTCGACGAATGCGACCGGCGGTTCCGGGAACGGCCCGGCGCACGGCGCCTCGAGGGGGACGAACGCGACAGCGTCGTCGAGGCGTTCCACCGCTACCTCGACACGATCCCCGAGACGCAGCGTTTCCGGGGCATCGCCTACGACGTCAAGGACATCACCGCCAACACCGGGTTCGGCATCGGCAGCGCCGGCCTGCCCGCCTACACGATCCTCATCGAGGGCTTCAACCAGGCGCTGGACAACGACGTCGTGCTGTCGATGAAGCAGGGCAATGTCGCCGCGCCCAGCCGCGTGGTCGACGACGAGGAGGTGCACGGCTATTTCCTGCACCACGGGCACCGCACGGCCGTCTCGCAGCGCGCCCTGCAGGCGCACGCCGACCCGCTGCTGGGCTACACCGACATCGACGGTGTCGGTTTCGTGGTGAGCGAGATCTCGCCCTACGAGGCCGATCTGGACTGGACCGAGCTGACCGAGCCGGACGAACTGACCGAGGTGGTCTCCCAGCTCGGGCAGGCAGTGGCGAAGGTGCACTGCGTCAGCGACTCCGACAGCGACCAGTCGCTGGTGGGCTTCCAGACCGAGGAGGCGATCGTCGCCGCGATCGGAGACGACGAGGACGACTTCGTCGCCGACATCGTCGCGTTCGGACTCGAGTACGCCGCGGTCGCCCGCGAAGACCACCGGCACTTCGTCGAGGCCTTCCGCGAGGGCCGCATCCCCGGGGTGACGGCGACCTGA
- the tpiA gene encoding triose-phosphate isomerase, with protein sequence MPRKPLIAGNWKMNLNHFEAIALAQKIAFSLPDKYFDKVDVTVIPPFTDLRSVQTLVEGDKLRLTYGAQDVSQHDSGAYTGEISGAFLAKLGVTFVVVGHSERRTYHHEDDALVAAKAQAAFKHGLIPIICIGEQLEVREAGDHVEFNVNSLRGSLAGLSAEQIGRSVIAYEPVWAIGTGRVASAADAQEVCQAIRTEIGALASADIAAGVRVLYGGSVNAKNVGEIVGQPDVDGALVGGASLDAEQFATLSAIAAGGPLP encoded by the coding sequence GTGCCCCGTAAGCCGCTGATCGCCGGCAACTGGAAGATGAACCTGAACCACTTCGAGGCGATCGCGCTGGCGCAGAAGATCGCATTCTCGTTGCCGGACAAGTACTTCGACAAGGTCGACGTGACGGTGATCCCGCCGTTCACCGATCTGCGCAGCGTGCAGACCCTCGTCGAGGGCGACAAGTTGCGGCTCACCTACGGCGCGCAGGACGTGTCCCAGCATGACTCCGGCGCCTACACCGGCGAGATCAGCGGTGCCTTCCTGGCCAAGCTGGGCGTCACGTTCGTCGTCGTGGGCCACTCCGAGCGGCGGACCTACCACCACGAGGACGACGCGCTCGTCGCGGCGAAGGCCCAGGCGGCGTTCAAGCACGGCCTGATCCCGATCATCTGCATCGGCGAGCAGCTCGAGGTGCGCGAGGCGGGTGACCACGTCGAGTTCAACGTGAACTCGCTGCGCGGGTCGCTGGCCGGCTTGTCGGCCGAGCAGATCGGCCGGTCCGTCATCGCCTACGAACCCGTGTGGGCGATCGGCACCGGCCGGGTGGCCAGCGCGGCCGACGCGCAGGAGGTGTGTCAAGCGATCCGCACTGAGATCGGGGCGCTGGCATCCGCTGACATCGCCGCCGGGGTGCGGGTGCTCTACGGCGGTTCGGTCAACGCCAAGAACGTCGGCGAGATCGTCGGCCAGCCCGACGTGGACGGTGCGCTGGTCGGCGGCGCCTCACTGGACGCGGAGCAGTTCGCCACCCTGTCGGCGATCGCCGCGGGCGGCCCGCTGCCCTGA
- a CDS encoding FAD-dependent oxidoreductase, with the protein MDVEDAEVVVVGAGLAGLRCAAVLADAGREVRVWEAADEVGGRIRTDIVDGFLCDRGFQVLNPAYPELGSCVDVAALRLQPFGPGVGVRRERGSVVLAHPVRAPKRLPGMLARRGVRPADAVALARWAYPALRPGHLKHSPGKDTTLLAALDRCGVSGELRRVIDRFLSGVVLDDSGATSNAFALLLARMFALGVPALPADGMAALPRQLAAPLGERVALNRRVSGITASEGGWRVSAEDGTAVRAREVVVATDATAAAQWIGGAPTPTRGVVTDWWATDRPWAGPPMLWVDGRPGVRGPVVNAAVISASAPTYAPPGRHLVAASALLGNGHPEPTEPQLRAHAAEILGVDATDWQPVIRHVIPDALPVQPPPLTVRRPVRDASGLWMCGDHRDTASIQGALVSGRRAAAAVLKALS; encoded by the coding sequence ATGGATGTGGAGGACGCCGAGGTCGTCGTCGTCGGCGCCGGGCTGGCGGGGTTGCGCTGCGCAGCGGTGCTGGCGGACGCGGGCCGCGAGGTCCGGGTGTGGGAGGCCGCCGACGAGGTGGGCGGCCGGATCCGCACCGACATCGTCGACGGCTTCCTGTGTGACCGCGGTTTCCAGGTGCTCAACCCGGCCTATCCCGAACTGGGTTCGTGCGTCGACGTCGCGGCGCTGAGGCTGCAGCCGTTCGGGCCGGGCGTCGGGGTGCGCCGGGAGCGGGGGTCGGTGGTGCTGGCGCATCCCGTGCGCGCGCCCAAGCGACTGCCCGGCATGCTCGCCCGGCGCGGTGTGCGGCCCGCTGACGCGGTGGCGCTGGCGCGGTGGGCCTACCCGGCGCTGCGGCCGGGCCACCTGAAGCACTCGCCCGGCAAGGACACCACGCTGCTGGCCGCGCTCGACCGATGCGGGGTGTCCGGAGAACTGCGCCGGGTGATCGACCGGTTCCTGTCCGGTGTGGTGCTCGACGACAGCGGGGCGACGTCCAACGCGTTCGCGCTGCTGCTGGCGCGGATGTTCGCCCTCGGGGTGCCCGCGCTGCCCGCGGACGGGATGGCTGCCCTGCCCCGGCAGTTGGCCGCGCCGCTGGGTGAGCGGGTGGCGCTGAATCGTCGGGTGTCCGGGATCACCGCGTCGGAGGGCGGATGGCGGGTCAGCGCCGAGGACGGGACCGCGGTGCGCGCCCGCGAGGTGGTGGTCGCGACCGATGCGACCGCGGCGGCCCAGTGGATCGGCGGCGCGCCGACACCGACCCGCGGCGTCGTCACCGACTGGTGGGCCACCGACCGACCGTGGGCGGGACCACCGATGCTGTGGGTGGACGGCCGTCCCGGCGTGCGGGGTCCCGTCGTCAACGCCGCGGTGATCAGCGCCTCCGCCCCGACGTACGCACCGCCCGGACGGCACCTGGTCGCCGCGTCGGCGCTGCTGGGCAACGGGCATCCGGAGCCGACGGAACCGCAGCTACGGGCGCACGCCGCGGAGATCCTCGGTGTCGACGCCACGGATTGGCAGCCGGTGATCCGGCATGTGATCCCGGACGCGCTACCGGTGCAGCCGCCGCCGCTGACGGTGCGCCGACCGGTCCGGGATGCGTCAGGGCTATGGATGTGCGGCGACCACCGCGACACCGCGTCGATTCAGGGAGCGCTGGTCAGCGGACGGCGCGCCGCGGCCGCGGTGTTGAAAGCGCTGAGCTAG
- the secG gene encoding preprotein translocase subunit SecG: MELALQIILVVTSVLVVLLVLLHRAKGGGLSSLFGGGVQSSLSGSTVVEKNLDRLTLFVTGIWVVAIIGMALQIKYS, encoded by the coding sequence ATGGAATTGGCCCTGCAGATCATCCTGGTCGTGACCAGCGTGCTGGTCGTGCTCTTGGTTCTGCTGCACCGCGCCAAGGGTGGCGGTCTGTCCAGCCTGTTCGGCGGCGGCGTCCAGTCCAGCCTGTCCGGCTCCACCGTGGTCGAGAAGAACCTCGACCGGTTGACACTGTTCGTCACGGGCATCTGGGTGGTCGCCATCATCGGGATGGCGCTGCAGATCAAGTACAGCTAG
- the ppc gene encoding phosphoenolpyruvate carboxylase — protein sequence MSQTADSTLEPIGAVQRTQVGREATEPMREDIRLLGAILGDTVREQNGDATFDLVERARVESFRVRRSEIDRTELARLFDGVDVHQAIPVIRAFTHFALLANVAEDIHRERRRAVHEAAGEPPQNSTLAATYLKLDDADLEDGRVADALVGALVAPVITAHPTETRRRTVFDTQHRITELMRLRLHGHHRTEDGRDVERELRRHILTLWQTALIRLSRLKIQDEIETGLRYYPAAFLDVIPRVNAEVRAALQARWPGVDLLTEPILRPGSWIGGDRDGNPNVTAEVVRLATGSAAYTAFAHYFTELTALEEELSMSVRLVHISDELAALADACHEPARADEPYRRALRVVHARLTATARQILDRQPEHELDLGMAPYAAPAELSADLDVVDGSLRAYGSSVLADDRLARLREAVRVFGFHLSGLDMRQNSDVHEEVIAELLAWAGVHSDYASLSEPERVELLADELATRRPLTGPGADLSELARKELDIVAAAARAVEVFGPQAVPNYIISMCQSVSDMLEAAILLKEAGLLDASGERPYAPVGIVPLFETIDDLQRGSSILEAALDLPLYRAVVAARGDSQEVMLGYSDSNKDGGYLAANWALYRAELDLVDSARKTGIRLRLFHGRGGTVGRGGGPSYDAILAQPPGAVNGSLRITEQGEVIAAKYAEPRIAHRNLETLLAATLEATLLDVEGLGEAAEPAYAVLDDLAARAQRAYADLVHDTPGFVDYFKASTPVSEIGALNIGSRPTSRKPTTSISDLRAIPWVLAWSQSRVMLPGWYGTGTAFEDYIAEDDGRLEILQDLYRRWPFFATVLSNMAQVLAKSDLGLAARYAELVPDEELRRRVFDKIADEHERTIRMHKLITGHDDLLADNPALARSVFNRFPYLEPLNHLQVELLRRYRSGDDDELVQRGILLTMSGLATALRNSG from the coding sequence ATGTCTCAGACAGCCGACAGCACGCTCGAACCGATCGGAGCCGTGCAGCGCACCCAGGTGGGCCGCGAAGCGACCGAACCGATGCGCGAGGACATCCGCCTGCTCGGCGCCATCCTCGGCGACACCGTCCGCGAGCAGAACGGGGACGCGACGTTCGACCTGGTCGAGCGCGCCCGGGTCGAGTCGTTCCGGGTGCGCCGGTCGGAGATCGACCGCACCGAGCTGGCGAGGCTGTTCGACGGCGTCGACGTCCACCAGGCGATCCCCGTCATCCGCGCCTTCACCCATTTCGCGCTGCTGGCCAACGTCGCCGAGGACATCCACCGCGAACGACGCCGGGCCGTGCACGAGGCCGCGGGCGAGCCGCCGCAGAACAGCACCCTGGCCGCGACCTACCTCAAACTCGACGACGCGGACCTCGAGGACGGCCGCGTCGCCGATGCGCTCGTCGGCGCCCTGGTCGCGCCCGTCATCACCGCGCACCCCACCGAGACACGGCGACGCACGGTGTTCGACACCCAGCACCGCATCACCGAGTTGATGCGTCTGCGCCTGCACGGTCATCACCGCACCGAGGATGGCCGCGACGTCGAACGGGAACTGCGCCGCCACATCCTCACGCTGTGGCAGACCGCGCTGATCCGGTTGTCGCGCTTGAAGATCCAGGACGAGATCGAGACCGGGCTGCGGTACTACCCGGCGGCGTTCCTCGACGTCATCCCGCGGGTGAACGCCGAGGTACGGGCCGCGCTGCAGGCCCGCTGGCCCGGCGTCGACCTGCTGACCGAACCGATACTGCGGCCGGGATCGTGGATCGGCGGCGACCGCGACGGCAATCCGAACGTCACCGCGGAGGTGGTGCGGCTGGCCACCGGCAGTGCCGCCTACACCGCGTTCGCGCACTACTTCACCGAGCTCACCGCGCTGGAGGAAGAGCTGTCGATGTCTGTGCGGCTGGTGCACATCAGCGACGAGCTGGCCGCGCTGGCCGACGCCTGCCACGAACCGGCGCGCGCCGACGAACCGTACCGGCGGGCGCTGCGCGTCGTGCACGCACGGTTGACGGCCACCGCACGGCAGATCCTGGACCGGCAGCCCGAACACGAACTCGACCTCGGCATGGCGCCCTACGCCGCCCCCGCCGAACTGTCGGCAGACCTGGACGTCGTCGACGGGTCACTGCGCGCATACGGCAGCTCGGTGCTCGCCGACGACCGGCTGGCCCGGCTGCGGGAAGCGGTGCGGGTCTTCGGTTTCCACCTCTCCGGTCTGGACATGCGGCAGAACTCCGATGTGCACGAGGAGGTGATCGCCGAGTTGCTGGCGTGGGCGGGGGTGCATTCCGACTACGCCTCGCTGAGCGAACCGGAGCGCGTGGAGCTGCTCGCGGACGAGCTCGCGACCCGCCGGCCGCTGACGGGGCCGGGCGCCGACCTGTCGGAGTTGGCGCGCAAGGAACTCGACATCGTCGCCGCCGCGGCGCGCGCCGTCGAGGTGTTCGGACCGCAGGCGGTGCCGAACTACATCATCTCGATGTGCCAGTCCGTCTCCGACATGCTCGAGGCCGCGATCCTGCTCAAGGAGGCGGGTCTGCTGGACGCCTCGGGCGAGCGCCCCTACGCGCCGGTCGGCATCGTGCCGCTGTTCGAGACCATCGACGACCTGCAACGCGGATCGTCGATACTCGAAGCGGCCCTGGATCTTCCGCTCTACCGGGCGGTGGTGGCGGCGCGCGGAGACAGCCAGGAGGTGATGCTCGGCTACTCCGATTCCAACAAGGACGGCGGTTACCTCGCGGCCAACTGGGCGCTCTACCGCGCCGAACTGGATCTCGTCGACTCGGCCCGCAAGACCGGAATCCGGTTGCGGCTCTTCCACGGTCGCGGCGGCACGGTGGGCCGCGGCGGCGGGCCGAGCTACGATGCGATCCTGGCCCAGCCGCCGGGCGCGGTCAACGGATCGCTGCGGATCACCGAACAGGGGGAGGTGATCGCCGCCAAGTACGCCGAGCCCCGCATCGCGCACCGCAACCTGGAGACGCTGCTGGCCGCGACTCTGGAAGCGACCCTGCTCGACGTCGAAGGGCTCGGCGAGGCCGCCGAGCCCGCGTACGCGGTGCTCGACGACCTCGCCGCGCGCGCCCAGCGCGCCTACGCCGACCTGGTGCACGACACACCGGGTTTCGTGGACTACTTCAAGGCGTCGACGCCGGTCAGCGAGATCGGTGCGCTCAACATCGGCAGCAGGCCGACGTCGCGCAAACCCACCACGTCGATCTCCGATCTACGGGCCATCCCGTGGGTGCTGGCCTGGAGCCAGTCACGGGTGATGCTGCCCGGCTGGTACGGCACCGGAACCGCGTTCGAGGACTACATCGCCGAGGACGACGGACGTCTGGAGATCCTGCAGGATCTCTACCGGCGCTGGCCGTTCTTCGCGACGGTGCTGTCGAACATGGCCCAGGTGCTCGCGAAGTCCGATCTCGGGCTGGCCGCGCGCTACGCCGAACTGGTGCCAGACGAAGAGCTGCGGCGCCGGGTCTTCGACAAGATCGCCGATGAACACGAACGCACCATCCGGATGCACAAGCTGATCACCGGACACGACGATCTGCTCGCCGACAACCCCGCGCTGGCCCGGTCGGTGTTCAACCGGTTCCCGTACCTCGAGCCGCTGAACCACCTGCAGGTCGAGCTGCTGCGCCGCTACCGGTCCGGCGACGACGACGAACTGGTGCAGCGCGGCATCCTGCTCACGATGAGCGGGCTGGCCACCGCGCTCCGCAACAGCGGCTGA
- the gap gene encoding type I glyceraldehyde-3-phosphate dehydrogenase: protein MTIRVGVNGFGRIGRNFFRALDAQKAEGKNTDIEIIAVNDLTDNASLAHLLKFDSILGRLPYEVSLEGEDTIVVGDTKIKALEVKEGPAALPWGDLGVDVVVESTGIFTKRDKAQGHLDAGAKKVIISAPATDEDITIVLGVNDDKYDGSQNIISNASCTTNCLGPLAKVLNDEFGIVRGLMTTVHAYTQDQNLQDGPHKDLRRARAAALNIVPTSTGAAKAIGLVMPELKGKLDGYALRVPIPTGSCTDLTAELAKSASAAEINAAMKAAAEGPLKGILKYYDAPIVSSDIVTDPHSSIFDSGLTKVIDNQAKVVSWYDNEWGYSNRLVDLVGLVGKSL from the coding sequence GTGACGATCCGGGTAGGCGTGAACGGTTTCGGCCGTATCGGGCGCAACTTCTTCCGCGCTCTGGACGCGCAGAAGGCCGAAGGCAAGAACACCGACATCGAGATCATCGCCGTCAACGACCTCACCGACAACGCGTCGCTGGCCCACCTGCTGAAGTTCGACTCCATCCTCGGCCGGTTGCCCTACGAGGTCAGCCTCGAGGGCGAGGACACCATCGTCGTCGGCGACACGAAGATCAAGGCGCTCGAGGTCAAAGAGGGACCCGCGGCGCTTCCCTGGGGTGACCTCGGCGTCGACGTCGTGGTCGAGTCCACCGGCATCTTCACCAAGCGCGACAAGGCCCAGGGCCACCTCGACGCGGGCGCCAAGAAGGTCATCATCTCCGCTCCGGCCACCGACGAGGACATCACGATCGTGCTCGGCGTCAACGACGACAAGTACGACGGCAGCCAGAACATCATCTCCAACGCGTCGTGCACCACCAATTGCCTGGGGCCGCTGGCCAAGGTGCTCAACGACGAGTTCGGCATCGTGCGCGGCCTGATGACCACCGTGCACGCCTACACCCAGGACCAGAACCTGCAGGACGGGCCGCACAAGGATCTGCGTCGCGCCCGCGCGGCCGCGCTGAACATCGTGCCCACCTCGACCGGCGCTGCCAAGGCCATCGGCCTGGTGATGCCCGAGCTGAAGGGCAAGCTCGACGGCTACGCGCTGCGGGTGCCGATCCCCACGGGCTCGTGCACCGACCTGACCGCCGAGCTGGCGAAGTCGGCGTCGGCCGCGGAGATCAACGCCGCGATGAAGGCCGCCGCCGAGGGACCGCTCAAGGGCATCCTGAAGTACTACGACGCACCGATCGTGTCCAGCGACATCGTCACCGACCCGCACAGCTCGATCTTCGACTCGGGGCTGACCAAGGTCATCGACAACCAGGCCAAGGTCGTCTCGTGGTACGACAACGAGTGGGGCTACTCGAACCGCCTCGTCGATCTCGTCGGCCTGGTCGGCAAGTCGCTGTAA